Part of the Haloarchaeobius litoreus genome is shown below.
CCAGTGACGTCCCCGCCTTCCTCGACTACACCGACCGCGTCGTCTACCTCGACGACGGCGAGTTCGCCACGCTGCGGCCCGGTGGGTTGACTGTCATGGACGCCGAGGGGGTTCCCATCGAGAAACCCATCGAGACGGTGGACTGGGACACCGAGGACACCGGCAAGGGCGGCTACGACCACTACATGCTCAAGGAGATCCACGAGCAGCCCCACGCCATCCGTCAGTGCCTCAGCGGCCGCGTCGACGAGCTGCACGGGCGGGTCGAGCTGGAGGAGCTTGATGGGTTGAGTACGCCGAAGCGTGTGCAGTTCATCGCCTGCGGCACGTCGTACCACGCGGGCCTCTACGCCGCGCATCTGTTCCGAGAAATGGGCGTTCCGGCACAGACGTTTATTGCGAGTGAGTACGCGACGAGTCCACCGCCTGTGGGAGAGGACGAACTCGTCGTCGCCATCACCCAGAGCGGCGAGACCGCCGACACGCTCTCGGCGTTGCGGGAGGCGAAAGCTCGGGGCGCGGAAACGCTCGCGTTGACCAATGTTGTCGGCTCCTCGGTGACCCGGGAGTGCGACCACACCATGTACATCCGCGCCGGCCCCGAAATCGGGGTCGCGGCGTCGAAGACGTTCACCTCGCAGCTCGTTGCGGTTAATCTGCTGGTGGAAGCGATGAACGGGAACGACGCCGGCGTGTTGACGGGACTTCGTGATCTGGCTGGCGACCTGCAGTCCGTGCTCGACCGCGTGAACGTTCGGTCTGCCGCGGCGCAGCTGGCTGCTGCGGACCGCTGTTTCTTCGTCGGCCGTGGGCTGAACCACCCTGTCGCGCTGGAGGGCGCACTGAAGTTCAAGGAGATCACCTACGTCCACGCCGAGGGCTTCCCCGCCGGCGAACTGAAACACGGGTCGTTGGCGTTGGTGACGGAGGATACGCCCGTCGTGGCCGTGTTGACCGGCGACGACGAGGAGACACGCAAGACCATCGGGAACATCAAGGAAGTGGAGTCGCGGGACGCGCCCGTGATTGCGGTGACCGATGGTCGTGTCGAGGTCGCATCGTTCGTCGACGAGTGTATCCAGATACCAGAGACGCATCCCCACGTCGCGCCTTTGCTCGCGAACGTCGTGCTACAGTTGATCGCGTACCGGAGTGCAAACCTGCTCGGCCGGAGCATCGACAAGCCCCGGAACCTCGCGAAGAGCGTCACCGTCGAGTAATCAGTTCTCCCGGAGTTCGGCGGCGAGCTTGCGTGCCCGGACGTACCTGATTCTGCGTTCGGCCACGAACCAGACGCTCACAAGGACCGCGCCCAGCGTGTTCGCGAGCAGGTCGCCCCAACCGAAGTACCGGTACGAGAGCGTTCCCTGGGCGAGTTCGATTACGGCTCCGAAGGCGACCGTCCCACCAATGACGAGTGCCGCGCGTCGGTACGGGCTGTCTCGCTGTCGTGCCGTCGCGTAGGCGAGTGTCAACGCGAGGGTAGCGTAGGCGGCGAAGTGAAGCCGCTTGTCCCAAAACGGCGTCGTCCCCGTCGGTGGTGCCGGTGGCACCGTGACGAGCGAGTAGTAGACGACCACCGAAACGGCGCCGAGGACACCGAACCAGCGAACCGACTTCGGGAGCAACGGGAAGCGCAACCGGGCCATCGTTCGGTTCGGGAGACGAACGCGCGACTGATGAGGATTGCGGAGACGGGCAGGTTTGATTACGGACTGAATCGTTCCAGTAATACGCCAAGAATTGCGGTTATGTGTCCGGATCTCGGACGAGTGCATCCTCCTCCCCTTCCTGAACCAGATTGCGTGCTTCTGGGCCCATGTTGAACAAGACATCGATAGCCGAGAGATGAGAGACGAACTCTCCATGAGGCTGTGGGTATTCTGGA
Proteins encoded:
- the glmS gene encoding glutamine--fructose-6-phosphate transaminase (isomerizing) encodes the protein MCGIVGCVGRPDETLDVLMTGLSNLEYRGYDSAGVALSNEALSVEKRAGELSELENAVRTTSLHGNVGVGHTRWSTHGAPTDANAHPHTDCSERVGVVHNGIIENYDVLKQELQSRGHTFESETDTEVVAHLVEERLEAGTDPESAVRGAVDRLEGSYAVGVVVAGVDAIFAAREDSPLVIGVADDEFHLASDVPAFLDYTDRVVYLDDGEFATLRPGGLTVMDAEGVPIEKPIETVDWDTEDTGKGGYDHYMLKEIHEQPHAIRQCLSGRVDELHGRVELEELDGLSTPKRVQFIACGTSYHAGLYAAHLFREMGVPAQTFIASEYATSPPPVGEDELVVAITQSGETADTLSALREAKARGAETLALTNVVGSSVTRECDHTMYIRAGPEIGVAASKTFTSQLVAVNLLVEAMNGNDAGVLTGLRDLAGDLQSVLDRVNVRSAAAQLAAADRCFFVGRGLNHPVALEGALKFKEITYVHAEGFPAGELKHGSLALVTEDTPVVAVLTGDDEETRKTIGNIKEVESRDAPVIAVTDGRVEVASFVDECIQIPETHPHVAPLLANVVLQLIAYRSANLLGRSIDKPRNLAKSVTVE
- a CDS encoding VanZ family protein, with translation MARLRFPLLPKSVRWFGVLGAVSVVVYYSLVTVPPAPPTGTTPFWDKRLHFAAYATLALTLAYATARQRDSPYRRAALVIGGTVAFGAVIELAQGTLSYRYFGWGDLLANTLGAVLVSVWFVAERRIRYVRARKLAAELREN